CACGGAATCAACCTTACGAGTCGGGATTAATGTAAAGAACTCACGTTGcggacaacaacaacttaaTTGTTTTGgtatgatgaatggggagtctcCAGGGTGAGATACCATATCCCTttactggtggtgatgtggggaatgacaTAATGAGCTCACGTTGTAGATAGTTATATACAAATAGTATACTCTTTCCATTTCGCGGGTAATTTTTGCACTTCTTGCATCCTTGTGCATGAAAGAACGTGACTTACCCATGGGAGAGTGTATTCACAATCTTCTCGATTCCTCAGCGATGCAGAAGATATGCAATCTGCAATCTTCACGAAGAgtctttaatattccaacagcaTTAGATCTGGGGCTTTTAATAATGGAACATCAGCGAGCCCAAGGCACTACGTACCCTCTCCAGTTCGCGCAACTTATTCAAACTCAGCGATTTCAGAAGAAGAATAAAGTCGCACGGGAATTGGTTCCTTTGAACTTCGAAATTCTGATTGTACAGGAACAGAAGCTGCGTTGCAGTATCACCACCTGTGTCCGTCACAGAATTACCGAATTCCGAAAAAGGATTCCGACATGTGTGCCTTCGTATCTGCTCATGTCTATTCTGCTGTGCCCATTAACACGTCCGACCTGGGAGCGCAAAGGATCATTACCTTATTCGGTCTAGACAGACGGCAGCAGTGCATTATTATGTGCCGGGACACAAATGCAGAAACGAGGGGGGACAGTCGTCGTGTGGTCGCGTGCTGTCGTCCGAGCGCATGGCGTGAAACGCTGGTATAGCCCAAAAATAGCCAAATAGCCAAGATGAAAAACACCCCgtcaactgtcacaaaaagtagaCCAATCTGGCGGTTTATAGcccaatctggcaaccctgctcAGGAAAGATCTAAGCATCCAGACCCCATCATCCGCAACGGCTCCCAAGTACATGACGTCATCTTTGGCGGCTCAACGCCGGCAGAAAGAACTTACCACGCGTCAAAACTGGCTTTCCTCCTGAGGGATACCAAGCTGATATACCGTCTCTAAGGACGCATCACAAGTGGCCCTTTCGTCGAGTACTCTTCAACACCTTAGTCAAGCATCCCCAcagtgatttttattttcattttcattttcttgtgTTTTACTGCTCATCGCTCAACCCTTGATTGGACTTCACTGCAAATCCGAACCTTCACtcccgtcttttttttttctttttttttacggacctgcgttagtcgtgacgttgcccgccttgcgaggccgactgcggcaagcagttacaccaccaccaccaacgccacgcgaggatcgtgcagctaaaaaaaaaaaaaaaaagaagaagaagaaggcgcagtgtgactcctggtggacagcttgagaGATGAACTAGGGAGAGGGGAACTACTGATATGAACTTGCTCCTTTAAATATGCATCAAGAGCGACGTGCCAAGTGAGCAGGACTTATAGGTAAATATAATGTCGGATTGTAATACACCTTTATGTCTCTAGACCGCGTTCTTCCCTATCGGGCCGAGAGCTTTACAGCACCTCCTGTCACGTGCCTTCTTGTGATAATGTCTATGGCGCAATTATACTCATGCTGTGGATGCTAGCATCATGTAACCGCAAAAAGTGCCCAGTTCTGTTCTGCCAGTCGCTCAAGACCCTCCTTCCAGATAAAAACTGGTTGTCATGACTCAAAATGGTCCTCAGTATTATACAGCTCAGTCTCACACCCTGGGACGTGCCACAATTTCATGTATTTCGATGTATAGTGCATTCTTTGTAAACACTAAATGATTAAAACCATAGAAATCAAACATATAGAATAATGCACTTCCTCTCGTGAGAAGAACGTTCACTTGTGCTTGGCTCGCACGTGATTGGCCAGATTATGCTTCCACTTAAACGCTTCCCCGCAGAGGTCACACTTAAAGGGCCGTTCCTCGCTGTGCGTCTTCATGTGGTCCCCGATCTTATGCTTCCACTTGAACGCCTTCGCGCACACTTCACACTTGAACCGTTTCTCGTCCACGTGCACACGCATGTGTTGATGGATGTCTCCAATACTGTAAAATGCTTTTTGGCACACCGGGCACTTCCGATCCTTGATGCCTACGTGTATTCTCTCCATATGAAGGGTGTACCCCTCGAGGCTGTAAAAGTGCTTCCCACAGATGCAGCAGGTATCCGTCGGTTCGTCAGTATGACGGCGCATGTGGGACTCAAAGTTTCTGGAAAGCACCCGCACATCACACACTTGACAATCTCGGTATTCGTACTTGGGTTTGATGCCCAAGTGTATGGAAGTAATATGCGTTTTCAGATGCGGTCCGGTGCAATACCCTTTGCCGCACAATTTGCAAATGTGCGTCTTCTCACCTGTGTGGATGAAGTAATGGTACCTGAGTCTGGTTTTCCAGACCACCTTGAAGCACACTTCACAGCGTTCTTTTTCGGCGCCGCCATCATGTTTCTGTCTGTGTTGTTGTAGAATGGTGTGGTGCAAGGTCGTGAAATTGCACAGTTCGCATCGGTAAACCCTGGCTAGCGAAGTGTGAGCTCTCTTGAAGTGGCTAATGAAGCTCCTGGATGTTTTGAAGCTAGACGGACACTTTGGGCAGAAGAATTGATGCACATTGGTGTGAGTTGCGAAGTGACGGCGGAGAGAACATTCGTCTGGCGTGACGACACCACAGATCATGCACTGGATGGTTCCGTCAGCCATGTGGCAGTTCTTGAAGAAGTCTGGCTCGGTTGGTGCCTACACGTATAATACACGCGTTAGCAATTGGCATTCCCAGTTCAAAATCATTTGGGTGGGGTGGAAACGAATGAAACAATTTCGTGATTTCCATGAATTGAAttcgttgtccaccaacacagATCTAAACGCGGTGTGGACAACTCCCACCGCCTGCGGTGCTCGGGCGCATGTTTAAAATGCTCCGGTTGCGTGTCCGTTCTCGGGCAGATGGGCCCAACCTGGCTACCCAAGGGGTgccaaccaggcggatgaacacgaaatcgACAGCCGGATAGCATATCAAAAGACCGTATTGTTgtactgctccgcgcaagaaatgctcgtatatgtaaacagaaaccaattaattactcggaaaaatcactaagtgtcgacgcgggttttttttcttgcagtaTTTTTCCCTGAAGGTCGCTATGCGTGAAACATAGGTTCCTTAAGCGTGCGAAGTAGAATTAATTAGCGTGCTTAAGCATGACATAGTCGATAGTTCAATATGGTGTAGTTGAGTGTATAGTTCTTTAGTACATATGAAAAAAGTAGGAACGTACGGGATCATGTGACTGCATATGGCTCCCGAGTTCAGGCCAGGTTTTGAATGTCTGGCTACACACGACGCATTCGCTTGGAAAGCCTGCTAGTGCAGCGTCTTCGGCAGCGTCTTCAGTACTGGCGCTGGTGCGTTTATTGTCCGTCTTGCTCGTGAGCTACAACGCATGAATAGAGTTTAGCGTCAGTAAAAGCAAAGCAACCCCATTTTTACCATTCAATAGAGAGGGAATGAACTTACGTCTTCGTTATGGCAGGCGACATTATGCACCGACAGCTGACTGGCGTCCGAGAAGGAGGATTTGCAGGTGGAGCATCTATAAGGTTCAGCTGCGTCAACCCCATCGCGACCACTTGTGTGTCCACTTTCAGTGTTCGATACGAAGACAGTATTCTGCGCCAGGTGTTGAGAAGGTTCGATGTTGACAGCCGAAGGTTCAAGCTgggagagtaaaaaaaaaaaaagtaccagGAAGTGCATATTACATAGTCACAGTAAAA
This portion of the Ornithodoros turicata isolate Travis chromosome 3, ASM3712646v1, whole genome shotgun sequence genome encodes:
- the LOC135387730 gene encoding zinc finger protein 678-like, with amino-acid sequence MHFLVLFFFLLSQLEPSAVNIEPSQHLAQNTVFVSNTESGHTSGRDGVDAAEPYRCSTCKSSFSDASQLSVHNVACHNEDLTSKTDNKRTSASTEDAAEDAALAGFPSECVVCSQTFKTWPELGSHMQSHDPAPTEPDFFKNCHMADGTIQCMICGVVTPDECSLRRHFATHTNVHQFFCPKCPSSFKTSRSFISHFKRAHTSLARVYRCELCNFTTLHHTILQQHRQKHDGGAEKERCEVCFKVVWKTRLRYHYFIHTGEKTHICKLCGKGYCTGPHLKTHITSIHLGIKPKYEYRDCQVCDVRVLSRNFESHMRRHTDEPTDTCCICGKHFYSLEGYTLHMERIHVGIKDRKCPVCQKAFYSIGDIHQHMRVHVDEKRFKCEVCAKAFKWKHKIGDHMKTHSEERPFKCDLCGEAFKWKHNLANHVRAKHK